From the Lactuca sativa cultivar Salinas chromosome 9, Lsat_Salinas_v11, whole genome shotgun sequence genome, the window GCCGGCAGCGTGGCAAAGCATCTTATTGTTTCTCCTCACAAGGTACATCATTTTCACCAACAGAAACTGCACCACATATATACTTATAATACTGTTATACAGATCTTGTatctatatatattttgttttttattttatctttttaacCTTGAAGGAGCCGGAATCTGAGAAAGAAGAAACAATCAAGACCAGTGATACTTGCAGGTAATTAGAGATAGCAAAGATCCCATCCTCTTCCCCTCTCTACCCCTTCTTTCTCCCTCATTTATCGGTTAATGTTCGCCGGAAAACAAATTTTGAATCTTTTTGGGATAGACCCAGATTTTTTAACACCCACAagcaaaacattaattatcatttTTTCAATTCACcgagaaaataaagaaaaataattgCTAGAAGTGCAAAAACACTGTAGAATGGTGTTTTTATATCAGGTTAGAGAACCAACCATATGTACAATCCCAATCCTTTATAAATTGCACCCCCATGTGGTGCATGTTAGCATGAAAACTGGTCCCCAGCTACAATGTTCCTTCTTCTTTGTGCTTACTAAATACTAATGCTCTTATCTTATACTATATATCTTTTCTTTGTTCTTACTTTCATTTTAGCAGTAGTTCATATATATAAGCACATACGTTTTCTTGTTCtgaatcttcttcttctctttgttTCCAGGAAAGAAAGCATCGTGTGTGCGGAAGCAAGCAGCAATGTTCATAACACCGCTTCACTACCTCCACCACCAACAACTTCTCATCTTGGTATGTATATTAACATTGAAAAGCTTTTaggtattatatatgtatgtgtactGTATGATTGATCAGTTGTTTTGTATGATCTCTACAGTGTTGAAAGGGTGGCTTGAAGGAGATAGACTGATTCCAATAAAAAAGAGAAGAGGAAGCTTTGGGAAAGGATCAGCTAACCATGGTCTTGAGGAAGATAACGAGATGATCATTGATGAAGGAACAATGAAGCCGAAACCAAAGAAGTATGCTAGATACATGGCAACATGTAAGGAGGTGAATACAAGTACAACGTATcaaaagaacaagaagaatgggAAGAGAGGGAATGTGATAATGGAAGGATCGAGGTGTAGCCGTGTAAATGGAAGGGGGTGGAGGTGCTGCCAACAAACACTTGTTGGTTACTCATTGTGCGAACATCATTTAGGTAAAGGAAGGCTTAGAAGCATGAATAGTGTTCGTGGACGAGCACAAAAGGTTAAAGTGAAAGAACAAGATGAAGAAGTTGAAATGACATCGATGGATCATCTTGGTTTTGAAGATGATAAAGACTGGGAGGAGGAATCAGTGTCATCTATGGAGGGTATGAAGAAGTTGACTAAAAAGAAGAAGCTTGGAGTGGTGAAGGCTCGATCGTTAAGCAGCTTGTTGAGCCAAATAGGCAGTTAATAATAATGCATGGCGTAGCTTAACGAAAATTACAAGAAAGAAACATGAGGTGATCATAGCATGCATGTCAATCAAAATCCAGACAATTACGAAAATTTATATGTGATAATCCTAGTGCAACTCATCTATAAAATGCTGCTTAGTTTTCTTTAATTTTCTGTAGTCatcatttcattttttattttttattttttttaaacacttCAATAGAGCCAGAAATATCTATCTGGCAAACGGTTTTTTGGAAGGCTCTTCTAATCTGTGCGAACAAATGGTGATAAATTGCAaccaaataaacatttttttaccAAAAACAAACACCGAataaaattttgtatttttgtACAGATTCAAATAATATGTAACCTAGAATAGCTTTGATAGTACCAATTAGTCGCATCGGTTGTCTCATAATGTGTAAACTAGAAGTAGAATTTTCTAAAATGTaaacaatttttaaaattttattttcattGATCTTTCTAGACCTTTATTAACTTAATTATATATTGGAGCAACACATTATAGACTTCTACTTTGTTATATATGTGTTTCTTTattgatttttggcccaatataTTCCATCGTTGTGCTTCGTGGATGTTGTTCTTATCATTGTCTCATGATTCTTCCAATAGAACACGCTTGGTTGCGTAAAGAAACCCTCATGGATGTTATCACTAAAGCTTGGTCCTCAGTCACGATTATAGGCAAAAATGGTTTATGTTACAAACAAACTAAAAAGCAGTGTTTGTGAAAGCTTATTTAAAACAACTTACATTATTTTTTGTAAATTAATTATTACGTTGCAGTACCAAAACATATTTTGTTAAAAACAAGTACGGTTTAGCTTATACATAACCAAAACACAAAAGGGTAatagttgtttttttttcttccatGTTCTCAAACTGTTTataagcaataagctaataaatgaaaatgaaacaacttattctatatatatatatatatatatatatatatatatatctatatatatatatatatatatatatatatatatatatatatatatatatatatatatatatatatatatatatatatatatatatatatatatatatatatatatatatatatatatatatatatggtattaaATAGTGGCCCAACCATTTGCATTTTGCAATATTTACAACAGTTGAAAGGAAAACCTGACTTGCCTTTCAAATGTTGTATATATGACCATTTTCAATTCATTTGAGAGCACAACTACGGGTGTTCTAAGGGAAGGTTGTATAGATTTAGATGTCACTCATTGTATAAGGGTGGGTAAGTTAAAATAGAGAGCAGTCTCAATGAGTCATGCGTGACAGAATGGTCCTCTTAAATCTCAAAAGAAAATTCTATAGGGTTGCTATTAGGTCTTCCATGATGTATGAATTAGAATGTCTTCCGAAAAAAAAATATGAGAGGAAGATGGAAGTAGAATAAATAAGGATATAAAGGTGGAGCTATCGTAGAACCTTGTTGAATAGGATACCAAATGAGGTCCTAAGAAATTTTTCGGGAGAAGCACAAATCATCGAAAAGTTGAGGGAATGATGATTTAGGTGGTATGCACATCTCCACAATAGGCTACCATTAGCATTAGTGATGAGGGTGGAATCATTGTTAATTGAGGGAAAGAGGAGGATATGATATCCTAGAAGGAGGTAATTGTTGGAGTAAGGTGTCTTAAGGTcgtaactaaattgatataatgttgatgaataaaagtgaagtcctttttgggttgtcaTCATAACCAAGAAATTGCTTAAATTGATTTTAGGAGAgagataaatgttttattaatatattatatgactaatatattaattagaaatagttaggattaatttagaataaattagaattaattaggaattaattctAGGTGAATTGGAATTGATTTAAGAGTTGAATGACTATAGCtgtaattgttcaaaagttgaacagATGACAGGTTCCAGAACCTTTCCCTGTTAGATGGTTTGGAGGCCCCTCTTGGAGCCTTCatgtaaaataatattatttgacataatattattttatgttcaaATTATGGTTTCTAGGTGTTTCCTAATCAGCTATAAACAAGGCCTTATACATGAGGATTTTAGGCCATGCTATCACACACACCAAATCCGAAAATTTGTCCTCTCTCCCCTCTCTCATAAATCTTCTAGGGTTCTTGTGttgtgggtgtgaaccattaaaggCTTGCACACAATTGAAGCTAGTTTTCAAGAGACTATTGGATTGATTTAGTTGGATTAAAGGGTTTTTATTACAATAACAAGTCAAAGATATGTTATTCCTTTTGTGAATTTCGATTTCTATTTGGGTTTAAAAGTTGTTGTTCAGTTGTATgttccaaaaatagtgttatgaaatagatcaaattaggTTCCATGTACTCTTAAGAGTATAAGGTATTTTCCATATTATTACATGCTAAACCCATCACTGGTATCAGAACATTAAGTTGTCTAACAACTTAATGTGCATAAGTTGAACTTAAACAATTGAAGGATTGCAGAATCGTCATTCTGTTGTGTCGCCATGTAGTGAGCTCTTCTGCCATGTCGTTGCCAATGTCTGATCCGTGTTTTTACTTctcctcactactagaaaacagacctttaatgacgcgctttttacgacacgcaCTGATTAATaatacgcaaaagggcgtgccctaaaaataatgttagattgtaacatccccctctggcacgtatcacaatattgtccgctttgggctactcggcacgaggacttcccagggggtcacccatcctagttatactcccgcccgagcacgcttaactgcagagttcttatgggatctgctgccctcacggctttaaaacgcgttgtgatagggaaggtatccacaccccttataaggaatgcttagttctccttcccagccgatgtgggatcagatctaacccactttcaccccccattatagggttcgacgtccccgtcgaacacatcgacctgtgccctagctctgataccatttgtaacatccccctctggcacgtatcacaatattgtccgctttgggccactcggcacgaggacttcccaaggggtcacccatcctggtactactcccgcccgagcacgcttaactgcagagttcttatgagatctgctgccctcacgactttaaaacgcgttgtgatagagaAGGTATCCACactccttataaggaatgcttagttctccttcccaaccgatgtgggatcagatctaacccactttatgccacggaggttcttcggggatgtgtgctagagattttcggggttgagttcccgattgacctgattcctattgcgatgggtgacgtctgtgtcatcgtgggcatggactggttgagccgattcggcgctgtcatcgactgtgagcgtcagctggtgactatacgagaccatagtgggggagttctttcggtgtacggcgagggtacccgttcgggatctgctttttgttcggccgctagggcgaggcagtgtctacagcagggctgtaagggtttcatggcgtatgtgatggatacgcgggaggtttccgagagaccgaggtcagtggaggaggtcccagtggtgcgtgagtttccagatgtttttcccgaggagctgccgggagtacctcctgtgagacaagtagagtttggtattgacctggttccgggggccgcgcctattgctaaggtgccttatcgtcttgcacctccagagatgcaagagttgtcctcgcagctccaggagttgctgaggaagggattcattcggccgagcagttcgccgtggggagcacctattctgttcgtcaagaagaaggatggttcacaccggatgtgtattgattaccgggagttgaacaagttgacggtcaagaaccgttatccgttaccgaggatcgatgacttattcgatcagttgcagggagcatcttggttttccaagatcgatctgaggtcagggtaccatcaggtgagagtgcgggatgaggacgtccagaagacagcgtttaggacccgatatgggcattatgagtttgtggtgatgcctttcgggcttacCAATgtcccggctgtgttcatggatctcatgaacagggtatgcaggccgatgttggatcggtcagtgattgtatttatcgacgacattctggtgtattcgagatctagagagcagcatgaggagcatttgagggaggtccttgaggtattgaggtcggagaagctttatgcaaagttctccaaatgtgacttctggttgcgggaggtccaatttctaggacatgtggttaatcagaaagggatattggtcgatccggccaaggttgaggcggtgatgagttgggaggtgccgaagtcaccctctgagatcaggagttcccttgggttggcagggtattatcggagattcattaaggatttctccaagatcgcagtgccgctcaccagattgacccggaagggtgttgcattctcatgggggcccgagcagcagacctcctttgagacacttcgccaaaggttgtgcgaagccccggtattagccctcccggaagggatggaagattttgtagtatattgtgacgcatcgatttcgggactgggtgcagtgttcatgcagagggggatgttacaaagtgggttagatctgatcccacatcggctgggaaggagaactaagcattccttataaggggtgtggataccttccctatcacaacgcgttttaaagccgtgagggcagcagatcccataagaactctgtagttaagcgtgctcgggcgggagtagtaccaggatgggtgaccccctgggaagtcttcgtgccgagtggcccaaagcggacaatattgtgatacgtgccagagggggatgttacaaatggtatcagagctagggcacgggtcgatgtgttcgacgaggacgtcgaaccctataatggggggtgaaagtgggttagatctgatcccacatcggctgggaaggagaactaagcattccttataaggagtGTGGATACCTtctctatcacaacgcgttttaaagccgtgagggcagcagatctcataagaactctgcagttaagcgtgctcgggcgggagtagtaccaggatgggtgaccccctgggaagtcctcgtgccgagtggcccaaagcggacaatattgtgatacgtgctagagggggatgttacatagATCATTAGAAATTTGAAGAAATTAGGATGCGCATTTTTgggtgcccttaaattagtgtttcacaaaaaaaaacacggagggcgcttattATAAAATGCGCGTCATCTAaacatgtcgctttataatttttttaatgaaacgcgcgtt encodes:
- the LOC111878686 gene encoding uncharacterized protein LOC111878686; translated protein: MRIRKRFLSLSAAITAPPSSDPHGGDHQLHKHQQPLLLVQQQVHPNGNLRVLYDNTQSQPFDPPLNHRVSHLPPPSSDHSTQIGFQTTAWTPSGAGSVAKHLIVSPHKEPESEKEETIKTSDTCRKESIVCAEASSNVHNTASLPPPPTTSHLVLKGWLEGDRLIPIKKRRGSFGKGSANHGLEEDNEMIIDEGTMKPKPKKYARYMATCKEVNTSTTYQKNKKNGKRGNVIMEGSRCSRVNGRGWRCCQQTLVGYSLCEHHLGKGRLRSMNSVRGRAQKVKVKEQDEEVEMTSMDHLGFEDDKDWEEESVSSMEGMKKLTKKKKLGVVKARSLSSLLSQIGS